From the genome of Bactrocera oleae isolate idBacOlea1 chromosome 2, idBacOlea1, whole genome shotgun sequence, one region includes:
- the LOC106626368 gene encoding probable cytochrome P450 313a4, with amino-acid sequence MSALIGIETLIITAIILLLYASWRLQQKQKYYRNVTSKLPTIGGIPFIGQVYHVIDVENLFHKVSAGFDTMKTLTGCVWLATTPYILTVDPEVIKHVTTSPELLNKARDLYTHFDDGAISGIIVSPAKKWKTNRKAISPFLAHNNITGLFPYFNENAKNLMNKLTRLAGQGEQDIFTSIKECGLQLSLFTIMGIKVEEGSEKHKVILQAFNGFLDHMAKTIVLSSLGLGFLSRTPHYKRTLKYLRELVRSLIKENLAQNVESEAINNFEENKHSLINLALKALRKEVFTETDVEIESFTMIAASYETSVGAAYTCLVMLAMHPEIQERVFQEIRSVFPDEITSVEYDDLKKLPYLDMFISEALRLVPPITYIGRQTVNDTHELCPGVILPKNTQIIIPIYELHRRKEIWGPDANRFNPENFSPENIEKRHPYSYMLFSKGPRNCIGFRYAEITLRIILIHAVRNLKFSTTSKYEDIVLIPKVTMTYKNEPQVSIEARAN; translated from the exons ATGAGTGCTTTAATTGGAATAGAAACGCTGATTATAACGGCAATTATTCTCCTACTTTATGCTAGTTGGCGCTtgcagcaaaagcaaaaatactaTCGCAATGTAACTTCAAAGTTGCCTACCATTGGTGGTATTCCTTTTATTGGACAAGTCTATCATGTGATTGATGTGGAGA ATTTGTTCCATAAAGTTAGTGCTGGGTTTGATACTATGAAGACATTAACGGGTTGCGTATGGTTGGCAACAACGCCGTATATCCTTACCGTCGATCCTGAGGTTATCAAACATGTGACAACTTCACCAGAGTTGCTCAACAAAGCCAGAGACCTGTATACACACTTTGACGACGGTGCAATAAGTGGTATCATCGTGAGTCCAG CAAAGAAATGGAAAACCAATCGCAAGGCTATAAGCCCTTTTCTTGCACATAATAATATTACTGGTTTGTTTCCTTACTTCAATGAGAATGCAAAAAATTTGATGAATAAACTAACAAGATTGGCTGGACAAGGTGAACAGGATATTTTTACAAGTATCAAAGAATGTGGTTTACAACTGAGTCTTT ttACCATTATGGGTATAAAGGTAGAAGAAGGCAGTGAGAAGCACAAGGTAATTCTGCAGGCATTTAATGG TTTTCTTGATCATATGGCCAAAACCATCGTACTCAGTTCGCTTGGCCTAGGCTTTCTTTCCCGTACTCCACATTATAAAAGAACTCTTAAATACTTACGAGAGTTAGTACGATCT cttATAAAAGAAAATCTGGCACAAAATGTTGAGTCAGAGGCCATAAACAATTTTGAAGAGAATAAACACTCGCTGATTAATTTAGCGCTAAAAGCTCTGCGCAAAGAAGTATTTACTGAAACTGATGTGGAAATTGAGTCTTTCACAATGATTGCTGCG TCTTACGAGACCTCTGTAGGTGCAGCTTATACTTGCCTGGTGATGTTGGCAATGCATCCCGAAATACAAGAGCGTGTTTTCCAAGAGATACGCTCCGTGTTTCCGGACGAAATTACATCCGTAGAATATGACGATTTGAAGAAACTTCCATATTTGGATATGTTTATATCGGAAGCATTGCGTTTAGTGCCACCAATAACCTATATCGGACGGCAAACTGTAAATGACACACACGAACTTTGCCCAGGTGTAATACTGCCTAAAAACACGCAAATTATTATACCAATTTACGAATTGCATAGGCGCAAAGAAATTTGGGGTCCAGACGCAAATCGTTTCAATCCGGAGAATTTTTCGCCCGAGAACATTGAAAAGCGTCATCCTTATTCTTACATGCTGTTCTCGAAGGGTCCACGCAACTGTATAG GCTTTCGTTATGCTGAAATTACGTTACGTATCATATTGATCCATGCGGTACGAAATCTAAAATTTTCCACAACTTCTAAATATGAAGATATCGTTCTTATACCAAAAGTTACAATGACTTATAAAAACGAACCACAAGTAAGCATAGAGGCCAGAGCAAACTAA
- the LOC138857422 gene encoding probable cytochrome P450 313a4 isoform X2 translates to MSALIGVDTLIMTVVILLLAASWRLNQKRKYYRNVTTKLPTIFGIPFIGIVHMMLNVNKVYQKIGKVFDNLKASTCCIWVATTPYVLTVDPEVIKHITSSPEFLNKSKDLYTHFQNGVFSGLLVSPVTIMDMKLEESSETYTEIVEAFNVFIDHMEKDLLCSWLGLGFLSRTPQYNRILKYIRDLMRSLTKKHLAQQIESEAMNNFVENKQAMIDITIKALRQGIFNENQVDIEGFTMLAASYETSVGATYTCLLMLAMHPEIQERVFQEIRSVFPDGITSVEYDDMKKLPYLDMFISEALRIAPPGPYIGRQTVDDTELYRGVILPKDAQVLIPIYELHRRKELWGPEASHFNPDNFLPENIAKRHPYSYMPFSKGSRNCIGFRYAEISIRIILIHAVRNLKFSTTFKYEDIVYVPRVTLGYKIQPPVSIEARAN, encoded by the exons atgagtGCCTTAATTGGAGTAGACACGCTGATTATGACAGTAGTTATTTTGTTGCTCGCTGCCAGTTGGCGCTTGAATCAAAAGCGGAAATACTATCGCAATGTCACCACGAAGTTGCCTACAATTTTCGGTATTCCCTTTATTGGAATAGTTCATATGATGCTTAATGTGAATA AAGTATACCAAAAAATTGGTAAAGTCTTCGACAACTTAAAGGCATCAACTTGTTGTATTTGGGTAGCCACAACGCCGTACGTGCTTACCGTCGATCCTGAGGTTATCAAACATATTACTTCCTCGCCTGAATTCCTCAATAAATCCAAAGATTTGTATACACATTTTCAAAACGGTGTATTTTCGGGACTCCTTGTAAGTCCAG TAACTATTATGGACATGAAGCTGGAAGAAAGTAGTGAGACGTACACGGAAATTGTGGAGGCATTTAATGT CTTTATCGATCACATGGAAAAGGACCTCTTGTGCAGTTGGTTGGGTCTAGGTTTTCTATCCCGAACTCCACAATATAATAgaattcttaaatatatacGAGACTTAATGCGATCT CTCACTAAAAAACACCTTGCACAACAAATTGAGTCAGAGGCCATGAACAATTTCGTTGAAAACAAACAAGCGATGATTGATATAACGATAAAGGCCCTGCGTCAgggaatatttaatgaaaaccaAGTTGACATCGAAGGCTTTACAATGCTGGCAGCG TCTTACGAGACCTCTGTTGGTGCTACTTATACTTGCCTGCTGATGTTGGCAATGCATCCCGAAATACAGGAGCGTGTATTCCAAGAGATTCGCTCCGTGTTTCCAGACGGAATTACATCTGTAGAATATGACGACATGAAGAAACTTCCATATTTGGATATGTTTATATCGGAAGCATTGCGCATAGCTCCGCCAGGACCCTATATCGGACGACAAACCGTAGATGACACCGAACTCTACCGAGGTGTAATATTGCCCAAAGACGCACAAGTCCTTATACCAATTTACGAATTGCATAGACGTAAGGAACTATGGGGACCGGAAGCAAGTCATTTCAATCCGGACAATTTTTTGCCAGAGAACATTGCAAAGCGTCATCCATATTCCTACATGCCATTCTCGAAGGGCTCTCGGAATTGTATAG gCTTTCGTTATGCTGAAATCTCAATACGTATCATATTGATACATGCTgtacggaatttaaaattttccacaaCTTTTAAATATGAAGATATCGTTTATGTTCCACGTGTTACACTCGGTTATAAGATCCAACCGCCAGTAAGCATAGAGGCCAGAGCAAACTAA
- the LOC138857422 gene encoding probable cytochrome P450 313a4 isoform X1 yields the protein MSALIGVDTLIMTVVILLLAASWRLNQKRKYYRNVTTKLPTIFGIPFIGIVHMMLNVNKVYQKIGKVFDNLKASTCCIWVATTPYVLTVDPEVIKHITSSPEFLNKSKDLYTHFQNGVFSGLLVSPAKKWKADRKIINPFFAHNNLLSLIPTFNDKANNVKNKLARLAGQGEQKIFAILKECGLQLSLLTIMDMKLEESSETYTEIVEAFNVFIDHMEKDLLCSWLGLGFLSRTPQYNRILKYIRDLMRSLTKKHLAQQIESEAMNNFVENKQAMIDITIKALRQGIFNENQVDIEGFTMLAASYETSVGATYTCLLMLAMHPEIQERVFQEIRSVFPDGITSVEYDDMKKLPYLDMFISEALRIAPPGPYIGRQTVDDTELYRGVILPKDAQVLIPIYELHRRKELWGPEASHFNPDNFLPENIAKRHPYSYMPFSKGSRNCIGFRYAEISIRIILIHAVRNLKFSTTFKYEDIVYVPRVTLGYKIQPPVSIEARAN from the exons atgagtGCCTTAATTGGAGTAGACACGCTGATTATGACAGTAGTTATTTTGTTGCTCGCTGCCAGTTGGCGCTTGAATCAAAAGCGGAAATACTATCGCAATGTCACCACGAAGTTGCCTACAATTTTCGGTATTCCCTTTATTGGAATAGTTCATATGATGCTTAATGTGAATA AAGTATACCAAAAAATTGGTAAAGTCTTCGACAACTTAAAGGCATCAACTTGTTGTATTTGGGTAGCCACAACGCCGTACGTGCTTACCGTCGATCCTGAGGTTATCAAACATATTACTTCCTCGCCTGAATTCCTCAATAAATCCAAAGATTTGTATACACATTTTCAAAACGGTGTATTTTCGGGACTCCTTGTAAGTCCAG CAAAAAAATGGAAAGCCGATCGCAAGATTATAAACCCCTTCTTTGCTCATAATAATCTTCTTTCCTTGATTCCCACCTTCAATGATAAAGCAAATAATGTGAAGAATAAACTAGCAAGATTGGCTGGACAAGGTGAACAGAAGATTTTTGCGATTCTCAAAGAATGTGGTTTACAACTAAGCCTTT TAACTATTATGGACATGAAGCTGGAAGAAAGTAGTGAGACGTACACGGAAATTGTGGAGGCATTTAATGT CTTTATCGATCACATGGAAAAGGACCTCTTGTGCAGTTGGTTGGGTCTAGGTTTTCTATCCCGAACTCCACAATATAATAgaattcttaaatatatacGAGACTTAATGCGATCT CTCACTAAAAAACACCTTGCACAACAAATTGAGTCAGAGGCCATGAACAATTTCGTTGAAAACAAACAAGCGATGATTGATATAACGATAAAGGCCCTGCGTCAgggaatatttaatgaaaaccaAGTTGACATCGAAGGCTTTACAATGCTGGCAGCG TCTTACGAGACCTCTGTTGGTGCTACTTATACTTGCCTGCTGATGTTGGCAATGCATCCCGAAATACAGGAGCGTGTATTCCAAGAGATTCGCTCCGTGTTTCCAGACGGAATTACATCTGTAGAATATGACGACATGAAGAAACTTCCATATTTGGATATGTTTATATCGGAAGCATTGCGCATAGCTCCGCCAGGACCCTATATCGGACGACAAACCGTAGATGACACCGAACTCTACCGAGGTGTAATATTGCCCAAAGACGCACAAGTCCTTATACCAATTTACGAATTGCATAGACGTAAGGAACTATGGGGACCGGAAGCAAGTCATTTCAATCCGGACAATTTTTTGCCAGAGAACATTGCAAAGCGTCATCCATATTCCTACATGCCATTCTCGAAGGGCTCTCGGAATTGTATAG gCTTTCGTTATGCTGAAATCTCAATACGTATCATATTGATACATGCTgtacggaatttaaaattttccacaaCTTTTAAATATGAAGATATCGTTTATGTTCCACGTGTTACACTCGGTTATAAGATCCAACCGCCAGTAAGCATAGAGGCCAGAGCAAACTAA
- the htl gene encoding fibroblast growth factor receptor homolog 1: protein MDATRDIAANVAPTATTTIATGRQRHSRRCWSKNMAATVIDAAETTTSHKPQHSRISYKNRYPRQSGVATTTCRRNATISSHAETVGLTTTAAMGAVSEVLKIICLSILLFCIFNTPHTVLARKPTSQELNDYDDAVFEVQKRSEQEFGTETAAENGDIDNVGGDETNGTLKNNSNATITDGSETKSPTDFEPRFKNSKYLPNIHSKPSGSYIQLSCPAIGRPEPTVTWTRNDTKILRHMGRVRKVKWGIHMEDLVPEDSGIYKCRVCNYLGCIEHATKLIISDRVNHKPIILKAPMNLTLPLNASGHMECVYLSDLHSKKTWTFTPCNKTACSTNTTFLKNVEDVDILNFTNVTPENEGWYTCVEMNGLGQSHSSAYLRIQDPNVRAIAKSMHGYEIWGIVAVMVLLALVCIIFFVYVLRKVKHEKLLKQRIETVHQWTKKVIIYKPPSGDSSGSMDTMIMPVVKIEKQRTTVLQSSNSEPAPFNEYEFPLDSNWEIPRSQLILGATLGEGAFGRVVMAEVNNSIVAVKMVKEGHTDDDIASLVREMEVMKIIGKHINIINLLGCCSQSGPLYVIVEFAPHGNLKDFLNKNRPLAAGTLKDYGDQQHQLPLPKHHLTEKHLISFAFQIARGMEYLASRRCIHRDLAARNVLVSDDYVMKIADFGLARDIQDTDYYRKNTNGRLPIKWMAPESLQDKFYDSQSDVWSYGILLWEIMTFGAQPYPTIMSAEELYSYLMSGQRMEKPPKCSLNIYMLMRQCWHFDASARPTFAEIVENLDKLLLANEDYLDVAVANLETPPSSSDDESDAESLRYHYK, encoded by the coding sequence ATGGATGCAACACGCGACATAGCTGCGAACGTCGcaccaactgcaacaacaactatagcAACTGGCAGGCAAAGGCACTCGAGACGCTGCTGGAGCAAAAATATGGCTGCCACAGTCATAGACGCTGCCGAAACGACAACGAGTCATAAACCACAGCATAGTCGCATAAGTTACAAAAATAGATATCCACGCCAGAGTGGAGTTGCCACGACAACGTGTAGACGCAATGCCACAATCAGTAGCCACGCAGAAACAGTCGGACTTACAACGACAGCAGCAATGGGCGCAGTTTCGGAAGTACTCAAAATTATCTGCCTCAGCATTTTGCTATTTTGCATATTCAACACACCGCATACGGTGTTGGCCAGAAAGCCCACTTCGCAAGAGCTCAACGATTACGACGATGCGGTATTCGAGGTGCAAAAGCGTAGCGAGCAAGAGTTTGGCACCGAAACGGCAGCAGAAAATGGCGACATCGATAACGTGGGCGGCGATGAGACAAACGGTACGCTTAAGAATAATTCCAATGCCACGATCACGGATGGCAGCGAAACGAAATCACCAACTGATTTCGAGCCACGTTTCAAGAATTCAAAATATCTGCCGAACATACACTCCAAACCTTCCGGTAGTTATATACAACTATCGTGCCCGGCAATCGGCCGACCAGAGCCGACCGTAACATGGACGCGCAACGATACAAAAATCTTACGGCATATGGGACGTGTGCGCAAGGTGAAATGGGGTATACATATGGAAGATCTGGTGCCTGAAGACTCAGGCATCTACAAATGCCGCGTATGCAACTATCTCGGTTGCATTGAGCACGCAACGAAATTGATCATTAGTGATCGTGTTAACCACAAACCAATTATATTGAAAGCGCCTATGAATCTAACATTGCCGCTAAATGCGAGCGGCCACATGGAATGTGTCTATTTATCAGATTTGCATAGCAAAAAAACCTGGACATTCACGCCATGCAACAAAACAGCCTGCTCGACGAATACTACATTCCTGAAGAATGTGGAAGACgtagatattttaaatttcaccaATGTGACGCCAGAAAATGAAGGCTGGTATACCTGCGTCGAAATGAACGGACTCGGTCAGTCGCATAGCAGCGCTTATCTGCGCATTCAAGATCCCAATGTACGCGCCATAGCGAAATCTATGCACGGCTATGAGATATGGGGTATTGTGGCTGTCATGGTGCTGCTTGCATTGGTTTGCATAATCTTCTTCGTGTATGTGCTGCGTAAAGTAAAGCACGAAAAGCTGCTCAAACAACGTATCGAAACGGTGCATCAGTGGACGAAGAAGGTGATCATATATAAGCCACCAAGTGGGGACTCCAGCGGCTCGATGGACACTATGATAATGCCAGTGGTGAAAATTGAGAAGCAGCGCACAACTGTACTGCAAAGCTCCAACTCAGAACCGGCGCCATTTAACGAATACGAGTTTCCATTGGATTCGAATTGGGAAATACCACGTTCACAGCTGATATTGGGCGCGACACTTGGTGAGGGTGCTTTCGGACGTGTCGTCATGGCCGAGGTTAATAATTCAATTGTCGCCGTGAAGATGGTGAAGGAAGGCCATACCGATGATGATATTGCCAGCTTAGTACGTGAAATGGAGGTCATGAAGATCATCGGCAAGCACATCAACATAATTAACCTACTTGGTTGTTGCAGTCAATCGGGCCCGCTCTATGTGATTGTCGAGTTCGCGCCACATGGCAATCTAAAAGACTTTCTCAACAAAAATCGACCACTTGCTGCCGGCACGCTCAAAGATTATGGCGATCAGCAGCATCAGCTACCGTTACCGAAGCACCATCTCACCGAGAAGCATCTCATTTCGTTTGCTTTTCAGATTGCGCGCGGCATGGAATACTTGGCATCACGTCGCTGTATACATCGCGATCTGGCTGCACGCAATGTGCTCGTAAGCGATGATTATGTCATGAAGATAGCGGATTTCGGTTTGGCGCGCGACATACAGGACACGGACTACTATCGTAAGAATACCAACGGTCGTTTACCAATCAAATGGATGGCGCCCGAATCGCTGCAAGATAAATTCTACGATTCACAGAGTGACGTCTGGTCATATGGCATATTACTTTGGGAAATAATGACCTTCGGCGCACAGCCATACCCAACCATCATGTCAGCGGAGGAGCTCTACAGCTATCTGATGTCCGGTCAACGTATGGAAAAGCCACCAAAATGCTCGCTGAATATTTACATGCTTATGCGACAGTGTTGGCACTTCGATGCAAGCGCACGTCCAACTTTTGCTGAGATTGTCGAGAACCTCGATAAACTGCTCTTGGCCAATGAAGATTATTTAGACGTGGCGGTGGCGAATCTGGAAACGCCGCCCTCGTCAAGTGACGACGAGTCGGATGCTGAGTCCCTACGCTATCATTATAAATAA